From the Candidatus Nanopelagicales bacterium genome, one window contains:
- a CDS encoding error-prone DNA polymerase: protein MADSSGYAELHAHSYFSFLDGVSSPEDMVAEAVRLDLSALSLVDHDGFYGVVKFAEAARKVGLPTVFGAELTIGATQRPNGLADPEGEHLLVLARNPVGYARLSRAIATANLAGSKGRPVLNLWDLADAHDDQWLVSTGCRKGTVPNRLARQGSASGGRALDELIEVFGRDNLMVELWNHHDPTDDDRNDELTRLAQQRNLPTVATTNAHYASPGQHPLATATAAIRARRDLGAMDGWLPASPAGYLRSAAEQRRRFAAYPGAVDRAHALGQELAFDLRLVAPRLPDFPVTDGHNEASYLRELTEVGATALYGPRDHERVPGAWKQIDYELAIIEDLDFPGYFLIVWDIVQFCRRSDILCQGRGSAANSAVCYSLGITNCDPVALGLLFERFLSPARDGPPDIDIDIESGRREEVIQYVYERHGRHHAAQVANVNTYRPRSAVRDAARALGYEQGSADSWTSSMEYHGRSHSSLTPESTIPPEVVTLAGQLLDFPRHLSVHSGGMVICDRPVIEVCPVEWATAPGRTVLQWDKEDCAAVGLVKFDLLGLGMLEALHRTMDLVKDFHGVSVDLATMPQEDAVYQRLCAADTVGVFQIESRAQMATLPRLKPRNFYDLVVEVALIRPGPIQGGSVHPYLRRRNGQEPITYLHPLLEPSLRKTLGVPIFQEQLMQMAIDVAGFSPADADQLRQAMGSKRSAQRMEALRERLYAGMAERGLTGSVADQVFHSLAAFASFGFPESHAASFAYLVYASSWLKLHYPAAFLASLLNSQPMGFWSPATLISDARRHGVTVARPDVNFSHAEATLARDPVASVVRLGLTSIKGIGAEVAARIAAESPFRSLDDLAVRTGLSRSQLEVLATAGATASLDNNDRRASLWSAGAVSSHTAGQFADMAIGDQAPTLPTMSADDLLIADLETTGVTVDSSPMELLRQRLVGYPVVPAAELVGRRHGSRVTVAGIVTHRQRPETAAGVTFINLEDQTGLINVVCSQHLWTKQRSIARTSVAMLVRGTVESADGAINIVARELEDLQITAAPASRDFH from the coding sequence ATGGCTGATAGCAGCGGGTATGCCGAGCTTCATGCCCATTCCTACTTCAGCTTCCTCGATGGCGTCAGCTCACCGGAAGACATGGTCGCCGAGGCGGTCCGACTCGACTTATCTGCCTTGAGTTTGGTCGACCATGACGGTTTCTATGGCGTCGTCAAATTTGCTGAGGCTGCTCGCAAAGTCGGCTTACCCACCGTGTTCGGCGCTGAACTCACCATCGGCGCCACCCAACGACCTAATGGTTTAGCCGACCCCGAGGGTGAACATTTACTCGTCTTGGCTCGTAATCCGGTCGGCTACGCACGCCTCAGTCGGGCGATCGCGACTGCCAATCTGGCCGGATCCAAGGGCAGGCCGGTTCTCAACTTATGGGACTTGGCCGATGCGCACGACGATCAATGGTTGGTGTCGACCGGTTGCCGGAAGGGAACTGTGCCGAACCGACTTGCACGGCAAGGTTCGGCCAGCGGCGGTCGAGCACTGGACGAGCTCATTGAGGTGTTCGGCCGCGACAACCTCATGGTGGAACTGTGGAATCACCACGACCCGACCGACGATGACCGCAACGACGAACTCACTCGCCTCGCGCAACAGCGGAATCTGCCGACCGTTGCGACCACCAATGCCCACTACGCGAGCCCAGGGCAACACCCGCTTGCGACCGCGACCGCAGCAATCCGGGCTCGCCGAGACCTTGGCGCGATGGATGGCTGGTTGCCCGCTTCACCGGCTGGATACTTGCGCTCGGCGGCCGAACAGCGGCGTCGATTCGCTGCCTACCCCGGTGCCGTGGATCGCGCCCACGCGCTTGGTCAGGAACTCGCTTTCGATCTGCGACTAGTGGCTCCCCGCCTACCCGACTTTCCCGTCACCGACGGTCACAACGAGGCGAGCTATCTGCGGGAACTGACCGAGGTCGGCGCTACCGCTCTCTACGGTCCTCGCGATCACGAACGGGTACCCGGCGCGTGGAAGCAGATCGACTACGAATTAGCGATCATCGAAGATCTCGATTTTCCCGGCTACTTCCTTATCGTCTGGGACATTGTGCAGTTCTGTCGACGGTCCGACATTCTGTGTCAGGGCAGAGGATCGGCCGCCAACTCGGCGGTTTGCTACTCGCTGGGAATCACCAACTGCGACCCGGTGGCACTCGGCCTGCTGTTTGAACGGTTCCTCTCCCCCGCTCGCGATGGCCCGCCGGACATCGACATCGATATCGAGAGTGGGCGTCGGGAAGAAGTCATTCAATACGTCTACGAACGACACGGTCGCCATCACGCCGCGCAGGTTGCCAACGTCAATACCTACCGGCCTCGCTCGGCGGTTCGCGATGCCGCCCGGGCACTCGGGTACGAACAGGGCAGCGCCGACTCCTGGACCTCCAGCATGGAGTACCACGGTCGTTCCCACTCGAGCCTGACTCCCGAGTCCACGATTCCACCGGAAGTGGTCACGTTGGCCGGTCAGCTACTCGACTTCCCCCGACACCTGAGCGTGCATTCGGGGGGCATGGTCATCTGTGATCGCCCCGTGATCGAGGTGTGTCCGGTTGAGTGGGCGACCGCACCGGGGCGAACCGTGCTGCAGTGGGACAAGGAGGACTGTGCCGCCGTTGGCCTGGTCAAATTTGACCTACTTGGCCTCGGGATGTTGGAGGCGCTGCACCGGACCATGGACTTGGTAAAGGACTTCCACGGCGTCAGCGTCGATCTGGCGACCATGCCGCAGGAGGACGCGGTTTACCAACGGCTCTGCGCGGCAGACACGGTCGGGGTTTTCCAGATCGAGTCCCGAGCGCAGATGGCGACTCTTCCCCGCCTCAAGCCTCGCAACTTCTACGACCTAGTCGTCGAGGTGGCGCTAATCCGGCCAGGACCTATCCAGGGCGGCTCCGTCCACCCATATCTGCGGCGACGCAACGGCCAGGAACCGATCACCTACCTGCATCCCCTCCTGGAACCTTCGCTTCGCAAGACCCTGGGCGTGCCAATCTTCCAGGAGCAGCTGATGCAGATGGCGATCGATGTCGCCGGTTTCAGCCCAGCCGACGCCGACCAGTTGCGCCAGGCAATGGGTTCCAAACGGTCCGCCCAGCGGATGGAGGCACTGCGGGAACGCCTCTATGCCGGCATGGCCGAGCGAGGGCTCACCGGCTCAGTCGCTGATCAGGTCTTTCATTCATTGGCCGCATTCGCCAGCTTCGGGTTCCCAGAATCACACGCCGCCTCGTTTGCCTACCTGGTCTACGCCAGTTCGTGGCTCAAATTGCACTATCCGGCAGCCTTCCTGGCCAGTTTGCTCAATTCCCAGCCGATGGGCTTCTGGTCACCTGCCACGTTGATATCTGATGCTCGTCGGCACGGTGTCACCGTGGCTCGGCCGGACGTGAACTTCAGTCACGCCGAGGCAACGCTTGCCCGTGATCCTGTTGCCTCCGTCGTGCGGCTAGGACTCACCAGCATCAAGGGGATTGGGGCCGAGGTCGCAGCGCGGATAGCCGCTGAATCCCCTTTCCGCAGTTTGGATGATCTGGCTGTCCGCACCGGATTGAGTCGTTCCCAACTTGAGGTGTTGGCAACGGCTGGGGCCACCGCCAGCCTCGACAACAACGACCGTCGGGCCAGCCTCTGGAGCGCTGGCGCTGTCAGTAGCCACACCGCAGGCCAGTTCGCCGACATGGCCATCGGGGATCAAGCGCCCACGCTGCCGACGATGTCGGCCGATGACCTACTCATCGCCGATCTGGAAACCACCGGAGTCACAGTGGACTCCTCCCCGATGGAGTTGCTGCGCCAGCGGCTCGTCGGCTACCCCGTTGTGCCGGCAGCCGAACTGGTCGGCCGTCGGCATGGTTCCCGGGTAACCGTGGCCGGAATCGTGACTCACCGGCAGCGACCCGAGACGGCGGCGGGCGTGACGTTCATCAATCTGGAGGACCAAACCGGTCTGATCAACGTGGTGTGTTCCCAACACCTCTGGACCAAGCAGCGCAGCATTGCGCGCACGTCCGTGGCCATGCTCGTCCGCGGCACCGTGGAGAGCGCTGACGGCGCCATCAACATCGTCGCCCGCGAGCTTGAGGATCTGCAGATCACCGCCGCGCCCGCGTCTCGGGACTTCCATTGA
- a CDS encoding DNA polymerase Y family protein — protein sequence MARFLAAWFPDWSVTAAGYRPTEPVAVITGGQVVACSAAARREGVQVGQRRREAKRHSPLVVILDDEPQRDITSFEPVVAALTLAVPRLEVTSPGLCTIAADGPARYYGDESQLAQRLQQSVSEVLPEGTDLVRIGLADSRFAAQLAASTQPPDQPPTPVHVVPAGQTSDFLAPFPIATLGIDELTTLSRRLGLHTLGQFAALPAAAVLSRFGTAAAAAHRLAAGFTDRPLAIHEQAEPLLVSTELDPPAQQVAMAAFAARPLAEDLIALLTRRGLACTQLRIEVETEHAEVLSRLWRATTVFDVSTIVERVRWQLTGWLEPGGSDPVPTAGIAVLRLAADEVADCADLQISLWGELSERDRRAIRGIDRVRGLLGPDGVMTAVTRGGRSPTEQTQLVPWGEPTPTAPPTMPWPGVIPPPAPALIHPVPVPVKVHGGNGPVGISSRGDISDTPTRIQVPGGQWRAITAWAGPWLADERWWDPPTHRRQARFQLLTTNREATDHSAHLCIVRSNQWWIEATYD from the coding sequence ATGGCGCGTTTCCTCGCCGCGTGGTTTCCCGACTGGTCAGTGACGGCTGCCGGGTATCGGCCCACCGAACCGGTCGCAGTTATCACCGGCGGACAGGTAGTGGCCTGTTCGGCAGCAGCGCGCCGAGAGGGCGTGCAGGTGGGACAACGTCGGCGAGAGGCGAAGCGGCACAGCCCCCTCGTCGTCATCCTCGATGACGAACCGCAACGAGACATCACCTCCTTTGAGCCTGTGGTCGCTGCCCTGACCCTCGCTGTCCCCCGACTTGAGGTGACCAGTCCCGGGCTGTGCACTATCGCGGCGGATGGGCCGGCACGCTACTACGGCGACGAATCGCAGTTGGCGCAACGACTGCAGCAATCAGTCAGTGAGGTGCTACCAGAAGGCACCGATCTGGTTCGGATTGGCCTTGCCGACAGTCGCTTCGCTGCTCAACTGGCCGCCAGCACTCAACCACCGGATCAGCCACCAACTCCGGTCCATGTAGTCCCGGCCGGTCAGACCAGCGATTTCTTGGCGCCCTTCCCGATCGCGACCCTTGGCATTGATGAACTCACCACCTTGTCGCGTCGGCTCGGTCTGCACACGCTAGGCCAATTCGCCGCGCTACCAGCAGCTGCGGTCCTGTCCCGGTTTGGCACAGCAGCGGCCGCCGCCCATCGCCTGGCGGCTGGGTTTACCGATCGACCATTGGCTATCCACGAGCAGGCCGAACCATTGCTGGTCAGCACGGAGTTAGACCCACCCGCACAACAAGTTGCGATGGCAGCTTTCGCCGCGCGGCCACTGGCAGAGGACCTCATCGCACTATTGACCCGCCGCGGTTTAGCCTGCACGCAGCTACGAATCGAGGTAGAGACCGAACACGCGGAAGTGTTGTCACGGTTGTGGCGAGCAACCACAGTGTTCGATGTCAGCACCATTGTGGAGCGTGTTCGCTGGCAACTAACGGGCTGGCTTGAGCCGGGTGGAAGCGATCCCGTTCCCACCGCTGGCATCGCCGTACTGCGGTTGGCGGCCGACGAGGTCGCCGACTGTGCCGACCTACAGATCAGCCTCTGGGGAGAACTGTCCGAGCGGGATCGTCGAGCTATCCGTGGGATTGATCGAGTGCGCGGCCTACTCGGCCCCGATGGCGTCATGACTGCGGTGACACGGGGTGGGCGCTCCCCCACCGAGCAGACGCAACTCGTCCCCTGGGGTGAACCGACTCCGACCGCCCCACCAACCATGCCGTGGCCGGGGGTGATTCCACCGCCTGCCCCCGCTCTGATCCATCCGGTGCCAGTTCCGGTGAAGGTCCACGGTGGCAACGGCCCAGTGGGGATCAGCAGTCGAGGCGATATCAGCGATACCCCCACGCGCATCCAGGTACCTGGCGGGCAGTGGCGAGCCATCACCGCCTGGGCCGGGCCCTGGCTCGCCGACGAACGTTGGTGGGACCCACCCACCCATCGTCGGCAGGCACGGTTTCAACTGCTGACCACCAACCGGGAGGCCACCGATCACAGTGCCCATCTCTGCATCGTGCGAAGCAACCAATGGTGGATCGAGGCCACTTATGACTAG
- a CDS encoding DUF2207 domain-containing protein: MSGKRVFFLVLLVVGALIGLLHPLVTGSSSSGTVSEVTTISKYTGDIQVAADGNMTATETIAVNFPVARHGIFRYFDVQDPSDPHVRYIPTIKSITMDGAAAQYSTSWEKGKQFYVAKIGDPDALLNTGTHTYVISYSIPGVISPTSAGKDKTFATTMGTAATPPQSVFFWNVIANGWQMTIKQADVQISLPAASEQVQCSAGTGTGANAAAGPCKVTGAGTQTLNVSAAGIPPFTGMTVRAGLPTPAPARTTVPWSVAWDPILGRNLPVVIIVVLLTGVGLVVGFLWARKSKEDEPGFPVMYAPPEGLGPPQVVYMASEETGKHALAATLFYLADKRLVTLEQRGDKSWLVTGAGTPEMWNGIDGTTIAVATKLGVTAPGYWFLADRTKASGEVLAGAKSEIGSATKNWAKSGGFVKTSGIEMLGKALWFAAFVLAIVGFIGFVGPTMLGLPFAGFAIGGFGLLATGVGTRRTDTGRDLWSRSVGFERLLSTPSSQDRFDFAANKDLFISYIPFAVAFGVADKWAEKYRMYTNSEPPLPFWYPYGYGVWGNPYDAGGSFGSDFDSTLSASISTYQASQSSSSGGGGGMGGGGGGGGGGSW; encoded by the coding sequence ATGTCCGGTAAGCGAGTGTTCTTCTTAGTTCTGCTGGTCGTTGGGGCGCTGATCGGTCTGCTGCACCCGCTGGTTACCGGCAGCAGTTCCAGCGGAACTGTCTCCGAAGTGACCACCATCAGCAAATACACCGGCGACATTCAGGTTGCTGCCGACGGCAACATGACCGCCACCGAAACCATCGCAGTGAACTTTCCCGTTGCCCGCCATGGCATCTTCCGGTACTTCGACGTCCAAGATCCTTCTGATCCGCACGTCCGCTACATCCCCACGATCAAGTCGATCACCATGGACGGCGCCGCTGCGCAATACAGCACGAGCTGGGAAAAGGGTAAGCAGTTCTACGTCGCCAAAATCGGCGATCCCGATGCCTTACTCAATACCGGCACGCACACCTACGTCATTTCCTATTCGATCCCCGGAGTCATCTCACCGACGAGCGCCGGCAAAGACAAAACCTTCGCCACGACCATGGGGACCGCTGCAACGCCGCCCCAATCGGTCTTCTTCTGGAATGTGATCGCCAACGGATGGCAAATGACCATCAAGCAGGCAGATGTTCAGATTTCGCTGCCCGCCGCGAGTGAGCAAGTGCAGTGTTCCGCTGGCACCGGCACCGGCGCCAACGCAGCCGCAGGACCCTGCAAGGTCACCGGTGCCGGCACGCAGACCCTGAATGTCTCGGCCGCCGGGATCCCACCATTCACTGGCATGACTGTTCGGGCTGGCCTGCCCACACCGGCCCCCGCGCGCACGACCGTGCCGTGGTCGGTGGCGTGGGATCCCATCCTCGGCCGCAACCTGCCAGTCGTCATCATCGTGGTCCTACTCACTGGCGTGGGCCTGGTGGTCGGTTTCCTCTGGGCCCGCAAATCCAAGGAGGACGAACCGGGTTTCCCTGTCATGTATGCGCCACCGGAAGGCCTCGGCCCACCTCAGGTTGTATACATGGCCAGCGAAGAGACTGGCAAGCACGCCCTGGCCGCGACGTTGTTCTACTTGGCGGACAAACGCCTGGTCACGTTGGAGCAGCGGGGCGACAAGTCCTGGCTGGTAACCGGCGCTGGCACACCGGAAATGTGGAACGGCATCGACGGAACCACCATTGCCGTCGCCACCAAACTGGGGGTCACGGCACCGGGATATTGGTTCCTGGCCGACCGCACCAAGGCCTCTGGTGAGGTTCTTGCTGGCGCAAAGTCAGAAATCGGCAGCGCGACGAAGAACTGGGCCAAGAGCGGCGGATTCGTCAAGACCAGTGGCATCGAAATGCTCGGCAAAGCACTCTGGTTCGCCGCTTTCGTCCTCGCCATCGTGGGCTTCATTGGTTTTGTCGGGCCAACGATGCTTGGCTTGCCCTTCGCCGGATTCGCCATCGGTGGGTTCGGCCTGCTGGCCACCGGCGTGGGCACCCGCCGAACAGACACGGGCCGGGACTTGTGGTCGCGCTCGGTCGGATTCGAACGGCTCCTGTCGACACCGTCGTCGCAGGATCGGTTCGATTTCGCCGCCAACAAGGATCTGTTCATCAGCTACATCCCGTTTGCCGTTGCGTTCGGTGTGGCGGACAAGTGGGCAGAGAAGTACCGGATGTACACCAACAGCGAACCTCCGCTGCCCTTCTGGTACCCGTACGGCTACGGGGTATGGGGCAATCCGTACGACGCGGGCGGTAGTTTCGGTTCTGACTTCGACTCCACGCTGTCTGCTTCAATCAGCACCTACCAAGCCTCGCAGTCCTCATCCAGTGGTGGCGGCGGCGGAATGGGCGGCGGCGGCGGCGGTGGCGGCGGCGGGTCCTGGTGA
- a CDS encoding LemA family protein, protein MTIVLIIIIVLIVLAAIFAVVGFNKLRRADISAQEALGGIDVQLTRRADLVPNLVETVKGYASHEKGVFEAVTEARAQVSKAAASGTVEQKATAEAALDRSLVNVMAVAENYPDLKASTNFLQLQGQLSDTENQLAFARQYYNDAVSRLNTLVVTMPWMFFNGFAKVSKRDFYQAPEGQASPPQVSFS, encoded by the coding sequence ATGACGATAGTCCTGATCATCATCATCGTGTTGATCGTGCTGGCAGCGATCTTTGCGGTGGTTGGCTTCAACAAGCTTCGCAGAGCTGATATCTCGGCCCAGGAGGCGCTCGGCGGCATCGACGTGCAATTGACTCGCCGTGCTGACTTGGTGCCCAACCTGGTCGAGACAGTGAAGGGCTACGCCTCCCACGAGAAGGGCGTATTCGAGGCCGTGACCGAGGCTCGGGCGCAGGTCAGTAAGGCGGCCGCCAGCGGCACTGTCGAACAGAAGGCAACCGCCGAGGCAGCGTTGGATCGTTCTCTGGTCAACGTCATGGCGGTAGCGGAGAACTACCCCGACCTCAAGGCGTCGACGAACTTCCTGCAACTGCAGGGCCAGCTCAGCGACACTGAGAACCAGTTGGCGTTCGCCCGGCAGTACTACAACGACGCTGTTTCCCGCCTGAATACCCTGGTCGTGACGATGCCATGGATGTTCTTCAACGGGTTCGCCAAAGTCAGCAAGCGCGACTTCTACCAGGCGCCGGAAGGCCAGGCCTCGCCGCCACAGGTGTCGTTCAGCTAG
- a CDS encoding SGNH/GDSL hydrolase family protein, translating to MISTPDGPPNEAPHTWSRFVAVGDSFTEGLEDPGTDGRHRGWADRLAEQLGAINPDFHYANLAIRGRRVPAIVSEQVPAAIALEPDLLSIAAGVNDAMRTSWDLPATAELMEDAVRDAKAHGTDVLLVSFGNPSRRSASLRTITRRLAEYREILLAIAHDQQCYMLDFWPETAFDDPRFWAEDRLHLNASGHERAAAAALEVLGLGDGSWRAPLEPTDPLSRAQALRGHARWTGKHLAPWIGRRVTGRSSGDDVDPKRPTFEPM from the coding sequence ATGATCTCAACCCCCGACGGGCCTCCGAACGAGGCGCCACACACGTGGAGCCGCTTTGTAGCGGTAGGTGATTCCTTCACCGAAGGCCTCGAGGATCCCGGAACCGACGGCCGCCACCGCGGTTGGGCCGACCGGCTCGCCGAGCAGCTCGGCGCTATCAACCCGGATTTCCACTACGCGAACCTTGCGATCCGAGGTCGAAGAGTTCCAGCGATCGTGAGCGAGCAAGTTCCGGCTGCTATCGCCCTCGAACCTGACTTGCTGAGCATCGCCGCTGGTGTCAACGACGCGATGCGCACGTCCTGGGACCTACCCGCTACTGCCGAGTTGATGGAGGACGCCGTTCGCGACGCGAAAGCACACGGTACCGATGTCCTACTCGTGTCATTCGGCAACCCAAGCCGGCGATCAGCCAGTCTGCGCACGATCACCAGACGGCTCGCTGAGTACCGAGAGATCCTGCTCGCCATAGCCCATGACCAGCAGTGCTACATGCTCGACTTCTGGCCGGAGACAGCTTTCGATGATCCGCGCTTCTGGGCCGAGGACCGACTCCATCTCAACGCTTCGGGACACGAGCGAGCCGCCGCGGCCGCGCTGGAGGTCCTCGGACTCGGCGATGGATCCTGGCGGGCACCGCTGGAACCCACCGACCCGCTCTCCCGAGCCCAGGCCCTGCGCGGCCATGCCCGATGGACAGGCAAACACCTTGCCCCCTGGATCGGTCGCCGGGTCACCGGCCGCAGCTCCGGCGACGACGTTGACCCCAAGCGCCCCACCTTCGAACCGATGTAG
- a CDS encoding DUF3145 domain-containing protein, with amino-acid sequence MHPVSVRSGSDVPALRGVVFIHSCPRSLLPHVEWALANLLGTSFRLNWSAQPVLPGTHRADSAFTAAAGMAGQIASELRAFPGLRFEVTQNPGVHTEGERYACTPSLGIFRGSMGAHGDVVVNEEQLRSAMSRASGGADLASQIQALIGTAWDEELEVFRYAGDGAPVRWMHDVG; translated from the coding sequence ATGCACCCTGTTTCGGTGCGGAGTGGTTCTGACGTGCCCGCTTTGCGTGGTGTGGTCTTCATTCACTCCTGCCCGCGATCCTTGCTGCCCCACGTCGAATGGGCACTGGCCAATCTGCTCGGAACGAGCTTTCGGCTCAACTGGTCCGCGCAGCCCGTCTTGCCGGGGACTCATCGCGCGGACTCCGCATTCACGGCTGCAGCCGGAATGGCTGGCCAGATCGCGTCAGAACTGCGGGCTTTTCCGGGGCTTCGCTTTGAGGTCACGCAGAACCCAGGAGTTCACACCGAAGGGGAGCGGTACGCCTGCACGCCCAGCCTGGGAATCTTCCGTGGGTCAATGGGTGCTCACGGTGACGTCGTGGTCAACGAGGAGCAACTGCGGTCGGCGATGTCGAGGGCATCCGGTGGTGCGGACCTGGCGTCGCAGATTCAGGCGCTGATCGGCACGGCGTGGGACGAGGAGTTGGAAGTGTTCCGATACGCCGGGGACGGCGCACCGGTGCGCTGGATGCACGACGTCGGCTAG
- a CDS encoding MFS transporter, with amino-acid sequence MSQESVPVGQRDPRRWWALAALSLAVLLVAVDNTILALAIPSLSADLAPTPTELLWIGDIYSFVLAGLLITMGNIGDRIGRKRLLIIGLVFFGLVSVLAAFSPTAATLIASRALLGVAGATLMPSTLSLIRHTFPDAKERSFAIGVWAAVAAAGGGLGPLLGGVLLEHFWWGSVFLVNVPIVIVIIGIGWWALRESRNPNPGPIDLLSVALSLVGIIAFIAGVKELAISGLGNTDAWAMLVVGIALMVWFARRQLYLETPLIDIRLFRIPAFGGAVSADLISVFGLMGVYFFLAQQFQLALGDSPLQAGFQLLPAEIGALVGALSASRIIAIYGRRMAIGGGITLGAFGLLILGLVHATGVAPVTFAIVLVGLGFGVSLTGTSDAILAAAPPDRAGAAAAVSETAYELGAALGIAILGTVLGAYYRAIVVVPAGLPTDASAAVDDSLSSTVGAIAEQPQDIADQMLLAARTAFTDAFSVTSIVAAVICFAGAIVAFRVLPTKAEERQVLIDH; translated from the coding sequence GTGAGCCAGGAATCCGTGCCGGTCGGGCAGCGAGACCCGCGCAGGTGGTGGGCCCTAGCTGCTCTGAGCCTGGCAGTTCTGCTGGTCGCGGTCGATAACACGATTCTGGCGCTGGCAATTCCGAGCCTGTCTGCCGATCTGGCTCCAACTCCCACCGAGTTGCTGTGGATCGGCGACATCTACTCGTTCGTGCTCGCCGGTCTGCTCATCACGATGGGCAACATCGGCGACCGCATCGGACGCAAGCGGTTACTGATCATCGGACTGGTGTTTTTCGGGCTGGTCTCGGTGCTCGCGGCGTTCTCGCCGACAGCAGCCACGCTGATCGCATCGCGGGCGCTGCTCGGCGTTGCTGGCGCGACGCTCATGCCTTCCACACTGTCGCTTATTCGCCACACCTTTCCCGACGCCAAGGAGCGAAGCTTCGCAATCGGGGTATGGGCCGCCGTGGCTGCTGCCGGTGGTGGACTCGGTCCGTTGCTCGGCGGCGTCCTGCTGGAGCACTTCTGGTGGGGTTCGGTGTTCTTGGTCAACGTGCCCATCGTGATCGTGATCATTGGCATCGGCTGGTGGGCGCTGCGCGAGTCGCGCAATCCGAACCCGGGGCCGATCGACCTTCTCAGCGTGGCGCTCTCGCTGGTGGGAATCATCGCGTTCATCGCCGGTGTCAAGGAACTGGCGATCTCCGGGCTGGGGAACACCGATGCGTGGGCGATGCTGGTGGTCGGGATCGCGTTGATGGTGTGGTTTGCGCGTAGACAGTTGTATCTGGAAACCCCCTTGATCGACATCAGGCTGTTCAGGATCCCGGCCTTCGGCGGAGCGGTTTCCGCCGACCTGATCAGCGTTTTCGGGCTGATGGGGGTGTATTTCTTCCTCGCTCAGCAATTCCAGCTTGCCCTTGGCGATAGCCCGTTGCAGGCAGGCTTCCAGTTGCTGCCGGCAGAAATCGGCGCGCTCGTCGGCGCATTGAGTGCGAGTCGCATCATCGCCATCTATGGCCGGCGGATGGCAATTGGTGGTGGCATCACCCTGGGTGCGTTCGGTCTGTTGATCTTGGGCCTGGTTCACGCGACTGGGGTTGCACCGGTGACCTTCGCGATCGTGCTGGTCGGCCTCGGCTTCGGGGTCTCCCTCACCGGGACGTCGGATGCGATTCTGGCGGCGGCCCCACCGGATCGGGCGGGTGCTGCCGCAGCGGTGTCCGAGACTGCCTACGAGCTAGGCGCCGCGCTCGGAATTGCCATCCTGGGGACCGTCCTCGGTGCGTACTACCGGGCAATTGTGGTCGTACCGGCGGGCTTGCCAACCGATGCCAGCGCGGCAGTGGACGACTCCCTGAGCTCAACCGTTGGGGCAATAGCGGAGCAGCCGCAAGACATTGCCGACCAGATGTTGCTCGCAGCCCGCACGGCCTTCACCGATGCCTTCAGCGTCACCAGCATCGTTGCCGCAGTCATCTGTTTCGCAGGTGCCATCGTCGCCTTCCGAGTCTTGCCGACCAAGGCGGAGGAACGGCAGGTCCTCATTGACCACTGA
- a CDS encoding pirin family protein, producing MPSASPASLPQSSVSQVPSSPSESCRPRRRNGRSSLTTEGGGARSGRVGAKVVVVPALQRFSTDTQWLTSRHSFSFGQHYDPLNTHFGHLLVSNDDVVAPGTGFDTHPHRDMEIVTWVLSGSLVHQDSAGNSGVIYPGLAQRMSAGRGIHHSEKNDSWRIDGHEHAEPVHFVQMWVAPEQRGIEPSYQHLDISNELDGGELVVVASGLPKHADVRAIALRQRGAGLLAGRLPAGRRSQLPDARFLHVFVARGQIQLESGQILLTGDAARITDAGQLSIVAGEPGAEVLVWEMHSSL from the coding sequence ATGCCTTCAGCGTCACCAGCATCGTTGCCGCAGTCATCTGTTTCGCAGGTGCCATCGTCGCCTTCCGAGTCTTGCCGACCAAGGCGGAGGAACGGCAGGTCCTCATTGACCACTGAAGGCGGGGGCGCTCGGTCGGGCCGTGTTGGCGCCAAGGTCGTCGTCGTGCCGGCGCTCCAGCGTTTCTCGACAGACACGCAGTGGCTGACCTCGCGGCACTCGTTCTCGTTCGGGCAGCACTACGACCCCCTGAACACTCACTTCGGCCATTTACTCGTCTCAAACGATGATGTCGTTGCGCCGGGAACCGGGTTTGACACCCACCCGCACCGAGACATGGAGATCGTGACCTGGGTCCTGTCTGGTTCCTTGGTTCACCAGGACTCAGCGGGAAACAGCGGAGTTATCTACCCGGGCCTGGCGCAACGGATGAGCGCAGGACGGGGGATTCACCACTCGGAGAAGAACGACTCGTGGCGGATCGACGGTCACGAACACGCCGAACCAGTGCACTTCGTGCAGATGTGGGTCGCACCCGAGCAGCGTGGAATCGAACCTAGCTACCAGCATCTCGACATCTCCAACGAGCTTGATGGGGGCGAACTCGTGGTGGTCGCGTCAGGACTGCCCAAGCACGCCGACGTCCGTGCCATTGCCCTTCGTCAGCGGGGCGCGGGTCTACTGGCCGGCAGACTCCCGGCGGGGCGGCGCAGTCAGTTGCCGGACGCACGGTTCTTGCACGTCTTTGTTGCGCGTGGGCAGATTCAACTGGAAAGTGGGCAGATCCTGCTCACCGGCGATGCGGCCAGGATTACCGATGCAGGAC